A genomic region of Megalobrama amblycephala isolate DHTTF-2021 linkage group LG6, ASM1881202v1, whole genome shotgun sequence contains the following coding sequences:
- the LOC125269701 gene encoding uncharacterized protein LOC125269701 isoform X2 — protein sequence MAARGQTWSCEEVRSLIEIWTDDHIRSQLSKTHKNSAILSLFSKQLRERGFDRSVEQCRVKVKKLRQQYIQVRDALNKTGSSGKEKDKFPWYDDLDNILGTKPDVDPVDVVESHESSTLSASSDAIDASTVDQATASNTDVDVGDSSNISSDVDVTNTVADAGVSDDPSTESSANEEGIIGERLPIPGAKARKRKIKSCKADVDIQAYMMDNKTMLTELHRAEQSQVAQEAACFERILKAQQEAEERRFQVMQAQQQATNQMFLQLMGTLASALNPGQPPPHSSTMPAWTTTPPPTSIPSAWSLPHLFQPTALLPMNDPHHHRQSESPSTQEEHPSTSSIIHDINSTYYYKM from the exons ATGGCAGCTCGCGGACAAACTTGGAGTTGTGAGGAGGTGCGGAGCCTCATAGAAATTTGGACTGATGACCATATTAGGTCCCAACTTTCGAAAACTCATAAGAACAGCGCGATCCTCTCATTGTTTAGCAAACAACTCAGGGAAAGGGGGTTTGATAGATCTGTGGAACAGTGCCGGGTTAAGGTAAAGAAGCTCCGCCAGCAGTACATCCAAGTGCGGGATGCACTTAATAAAACGGGCAGCTCGGGTAAGGAGAAAGACAAGTTCCCCTGGTATGATGACCTCGATAATATACTTGGGACAAAACCCGACGTCGATCCGGTGGATGTCGTTGAGTCCCATGAAAGTTCAACATTGTCCGCTTCCAGTGATGCTATTGATGCTAGCACTGTTGACCAAGCTACCGCATCTAATACCGATGTTGACG TGGGAGATTCAAGCAACATATCCTCTGATGTAGATGTCACAAACACCGTTGCTGATGCAGGAGTGTCTGATGATCCAAGTACAGAGAGCAGTGCCAATGAAGAAGGCATCATAGGAGAAAGACTGCCCATTCCTGGAGCCAAAGCTCGAAAAAGAAAGATAAAGTCTTGCAAAGCTGATGTTGACATCCAGGCATATATGATGGACAACAAAACGATGCTGACAGAACTGCATAGAGCTGAACAGAGCCAGGTGGCTCAAGAAGCTGCCTGTTTTGAGAGAATATTGAAGGCACAACAGGAGGCTGAGGAGAGAAGATTCCAGGTGATGCAGGCACAGCAACAGGCCACTAACCAGATGTTTCTGCAACTAATGGGCACTCTAGCAAGTGCACTGAATCCTGGTCAGCCTCCACCTCATTCCTCAACAATGCCAGCCTGGACCACGACACCCCCACCAACATCAATCCCTAGTGCTTGGTCCTTGCCCCACCTGTTTCAGCCAACTGCCCTGCTGCCAATGAATGATCCACATCACCACCGGCAATCAGAATCTCCATCCACCCAAGAAGAACATCCTAGCACTTCATCCATTATACATGACATTAATAGTACATACTACTACAAgatgtag